In Methanomassiliicoccales archaeon, the genomic window ATGATCCGCCTCTTGGCTGGTGACAATCGCGCCCTGCAAGAGATCATTCACAGAGAGATTCTGCCTTTGGGGCTGAAGGACGCAGAACTGCACATCGTTCTGGATTCGGTGCTGCGCTTCCCTGGCATCTGATCTCAGACGCACGTCGGATCGTAATGGCCAGAGAACGGTCTGCTCGATGTCGGCTGGACCATGACCCATTTCTCCCAGTTCCGGGGAACGGTCTGCTTGAAAACCTTCTCGAACTCATGCAGCGCGGTCTCCAGCTCAGGAATATCCTCATCGGTCACTTGCCCCATCGTCTCCAGCATCTTGACGATCTTGTCGCCCGACAGCCGGCCACCGGAGAGGTCCATGCAGCCGGCGATGCCACAGCCCCCCATCTGGTACTGCAGCTTCGGAGGTCGGGTGGCGCCGTAGTGCTCCTCCATCGGCAGGTCCACCTGAGATGTGATGGCATTAGACACGTTGTGCTCGTCGCAACGTTCGCGAGGGACCTTCATCACTTCTAGCTCCATGCTCGTCCACAAAGGGCGCGTATTTGAACCTGGTGCAGAATGCTTCCACTGACAAGGCGGTCGGCGGTCCGCTCCATCGAACCACTGACTTATCAAGAGGTTATTAAGCGTTGTTGCCCTCTTGAATCGTAAAGGAATAGCGCATTGCGAAGTCAGCACACGATTGTCGTTGCGTTCTTGACATGGATTGTGAGATTTCGAACCGCTACCTCACCAAGCAAGGGATTTCGTCCACCCAGGTGGGAATGCTACCTGCTCAGTTTTGCCGCTGCCACGGGCAAGTGAAGTATGATTGGAATATTATTTATGCGGGTTCGCGAATGGCACGTGATAGGAACGATTACCTGGGAGGAGACCAGCATGACCAATCAACGACTGGGGCTCATACCCCAACTGCCGGACCTTGACAAGATCCGCCAGATGCGCAAGCGACTCAACCTCTCGCAGAGGGAACTGGCAGCCATGGCGGGCGTTAGCCAGTCGCTCATCGCCAAGATCGAGCGAGGGAGCATCGACCCCTCATACTCCAATGTCCGCAAGATCCTGGGTGCTTTCGAAGAGGTGCTGCGCAAGCGTAAGGTGGAAGGCGTGAAACTGGGAGCCCAGCTTAGCGTGGGAGACCTGGCCACCAGAGGCGTCATCATTGTCACTCCTGAGCAGACGGTGGCGGAGTGCGTGGACCGGATGATGAAGGGCCGCTTCACCCAGTTGCCGGTAATCGTGGGCGATCGGGTGGTCGGTGGGATAACGGACGATTCCATACGTGACTACACCATCGAGGAGACGCGCAATGGCCGCAAGACCTATGACGGGGTCATGCAGACGAGGGTGGAGGACGTCATGAGCGCGCCATTTCCGATATTGAGCGAGGACACGCCGATCGAGCTCGCTTCGGTGCATCTGCAGCGGGAGGAGGCGGTGCTCGTGTCCCGCAAAGGGCAGATCGTGGGTATACTCACCAGCGCAGACTTCCTAAACCTGGGATTGAATCAGTGAGCCTGTTCATGAAGCGCAAGGAACTGGAGATGGCGCTGCAGTGCGTCCGTCCCTTCAGATCGCCATCGACGCCATTGGAGCAATACGCCACCCCTGCCACCATCGCGGCGGACATGCTCTTCCTGGCCTATTCGCTGGGAGATATCCAGGACAAGGTGGTGGTGGACCTGGGATGCGGCACCGGCATGTTGTCCATCG contains:
- a CDS encoding helix-turn-helix domain-containing protein, with product MTNQRLGLIPQLPDLDKIRQMRKRLNLSQRELAAMAGVSQSLIAKIERGSIDPSYSNVRKILGAFEEVLRKRKVEGVKLGAQLSVGDLATRGVIIVTPEQTVAECVDRMMKGRFTQLPVIVGDRVVGGITDDSIRDYTIEETRNGRKTYDGVMQTRVEDVMSAPFPILSEDTPIELASVHLQREEAVLVSRKGQIVGILTSADFLNLGLNQ